The sequence CACCGCACAGATTGCAATGTGCTGCTCTGCATTTTTCAATGTCCGTGGTCTCCAGGGAGCCTGTGGACGATCTTCTTCCAAATGGACTGAGGAATGACAAAGCGGTGATCAAAAAACCAAGAGGTCATCCATGATGGTCAAGTGTCTGAGTTGCTCATGGTATTTACAAAGGGCCTAGTCTGTAGGACCAACGTTACAGGCAGAAATCTCTTACACGAGTATGGTCCACGTCCTTTATTTTGTGCTCTTTGGACATCATGGAGCTTAAAGTGGGTTTTAAACCCTTTGGCTACTAATATTACAGAACTATGATCTTAGCAATGGTCTTCCACTTCACCAAGGAAGCCTGATATGGCATTTATTTGTTTGTGGTCTATATTTTGGGTgatctgttttttttgttttatttctatTCCCACACCTAATGATGCACAAAGCAGGCTCCCATCTGTTTCCACAGCTAGTTTTTCCAGGTCATCAGAGGCttatagtgtacccaattcatttttttttcaattaagaggcaatttagcgagtccaatccacccagcctgcacatctttgggttgtgggggagaatgtgcaaactccacggagagtgacccagaccTGGGACCGaaactgggacttcagcgccgtgaggcatcagggctaacccactgcgccaccgtgctgccctagaggcTTATATCTTGAGGAGCGCCACTCTGCATCAAATATGGCTGACCaggactctctcccactcttacaccCCACCATTGGTGCGCATTGGAAGGATTTTGAATGTTAATATTCAACCTCTAGCTGTGTTACGAGCCTTGGCCATCATGAATGGGATGCGGCTCGCAACCGGAGcgtctggctcagaggcaaggaTGCTAcctactgcaccacaagacctccacgGATGAGATGTGAGCTGTAGTTATCCTATGTTTTATCCATTCATTAGAGGTTTTGAATGAACAGTGGAAGTGCTCTGTTCTCCCACACTGGAAACAGTCTTAGCCCAGGGCAAGGCAGCCTGGCCACCTGTGTTGTCTCTTTGTGCCACAGCATAACACTTTAAGATGGCGGTGGTATGGCTGGGGCTATCGTGTTTGGGACTAAATGGTAAACGGACCTTGCCAACATTTTGATGTGTCAGAGGGCAATAAACGGAACTTCCATGCTGAGGCTGGCTTGACTCATGCTATGAAATGGTCAAGCGGCAACACGATCTCTATCATGGACTCCTGTTCACAAGAACTGtgaactgtgggcagcacggtagcatggtggttagcataaatgcttcacagctccagggtcccaggttcgattcccggctgggtcactgtctgtgcggagtctgcacgtcctccccgtgtgtgcgtgggtttcctccggatgctctggtttcctcccacagtccaaagatgtgcgggttaggtggattggccatgctaaattgcccgtagtgtcctaaaaagtaaaggttaaggggggggttgttgggttacgggtatagggtgatcattgctcggcacaacatcgagggccgaagggcctgttctgtgctgtactgttctatgttctataactagcTACCTTGCATAAAGCAGTAAGAAATGATTTGACCAATTCCATTGGCTCATGAAATGTGTTGTTGAAGCACATTGCCCAGCCGTAGTATCCCAAGTTGAATTCAAAAAATGTGACGCAGGCTGTCAAAACAGTGTCAATGTCATCAGAGATTTTGTCAAACCCCTGGCTGAAAAAGATGTCGTCAGCAAAGAGCCCCATGGTGCAAAGTGACCTGGAGTCACTTCTCTTTGGTAAGAAGAACCCACATTGTTCTGTACCTCAAGAAGTTATTGCACCATGTCTTCCAATGTCGGCCTTTATTTGCGCCCTCAAATCTTTCAAACAGGAGGGATAAAGGGAAATTGGTTGTCTAGTGCTACTATCATTTCCTTCTTCAGGTAGCCTCTTGGTGAGATATAATTGTGGGATGTTGGTCCACAAGGTTTTGTTGTCCTCATAGGCTGTGGGAGTTCCGTCAACTCTTCCTTAGATTGTTGTCATCACCACTGCTACCCTGTTTCATGGACATGCTGTATCATGTGTCTTGTGAAGAGGGACTGTAGTCTGACACTGGTAGGTactccaaacattttttttacactatttacaatatataaaaGGTGGGTTACTGAGTCGGCACATCTCTCCTGCTGTATTAGTGTCTGCTGACAGAATCTCCCATGCATGGCTATTGatgcctgtggtaaaccactgttacacctgtattaggtgatgtaaggtaggacctgcactacaggtttgctggtagcccctgcctgctggctccacccagtaggacgaatgtgtcctctattcagcagccattttgccagctgctgtgggaggccacacatcttactgcaataaagccatggTTGTATCCAactttagtctttgtacaattgattatGCATCAATGCCACAGATATATTATAGTATACACCACTTATAAGCATTTCTATTCTATTAACCCATTATACTGATGATGCAACCTCCCAGCGGCTTCCCGGTGGGGGTTTGGCCTTTGGAAGCTCTCTGATTCAAAGTAGGGATCCATGATGGCTGCCCTCATGGCCTTGATGCCCCCTCGAGAGGGATTTCCCCTCCAATCACCAGAACAAGCTTGCCTGGccccagcacagctacaacattCCTACCTTCATTTCCAGAGTGCCTCAAAATAGATTCACACTCCTTTTTTCTTTGTAACCTCAGCAGCGGCCACCTCTCTCAGTGGTGCTGCTTTTTACAATGATAAACCTGaaaattagatagatagatagaacagtacagcacagaacaggcccttcggccctcgatgttgtgccgagcaatgatcaccccactcaaacccatgtatccaccctatacccgtaacccaacaaccccctccttaaccttactttttaggacactacgggcaatttagcatggccaatccacctaacccgcacatctttggactgtgggaggaaaccggagcacccggaggaaacccacgcacacacggggaggtcgtggagactccgcacagacagtgacccagccgggaatcgaacctgggaccctggagctgtgaagcatttatgctaaccactatgccaattGAATAGTAACCCAGGAGAAAAAATTAACAGCCACTTGAACAAGCAGGGACTAATGAAGGAGGCTCCAAAAGCACAATCCCTCAGGTCTAACTACGCTTACATGAAGGTACATACCTGAAGTTACGGCCTTGACCAAATAACAGATATGAGAAACATAATCTGTCCTGACTGTGCTGTTATGTGGCTGTTTTGGCTCTAGCAGTTTCCTGAAGCATTTTCCTCAATTCaagagagaggctgagagagaaagagaaagctaTTCCTGCAGCATGTAATTCATTTCTTAAGATTAAAAAAGGCCACTCGACTGCTGTTTTTTTCAACGATAAACCAGGCAATTACCGGCCAATCAAATAATGTGAGTGGTGGGGAAGATCTTGGAAGTATGAGCAAAATCTGTATAAAAACGAGAGATAAGGATACCTCTGAAGCGATAACCTGGAGGAATAACCATCAGAAGAAGCCATGTCCTGGGTTCGGGACACAGAGAGCGCATTGGGATCCACCAAGCGAGGGAGCCTGATCACCTCACCTCTTAATGGCTGGTATTCAGGTCCAAGCCGTGAGTTTTGGTACCTTTGTAGAACAGTTTTCATACTGTGTGTAACAGAGCTTTTGATACTTTTTGCAATGGAGTTTTGATACACTGTATGAAAAAGTCTCTCTTGTCTTAGTGATAAGCATGGGATTTTTATATTCTGTTTAATAACAAAGGGATTTGATTCAAAGTTGGAGGGAGGGTCTTAGTCAataatggttccagagatgatgGTGGGTGGTTAGGTcactagattggagaagctgggtttGATCTTCTTTCAGAGAAGGCTCAGAGGACACttgataaatatgtttaaaatgatcaagggtttaaattaaataattaaaGAGAAGCCCTTTTCAAAggctgacaataaagattattgttattacatAAGAGTTGACAACCAGAAGGCACAGATTttaagtgattggcaaaagaatcagaaacaaatgcgtctgcaatctttaaacactgacaggcatgttttaatagttacctgacgactgcagccggcaagcccaccaaggagcagaaactccacatcctccactcatgtgtgggcacggcggtatactcaatgattgaggacgaaagcgattatgatgcggccatggagattcacaaaggacactttctccggccggtcaacgaagtatacgcacggcatctcctgacgactagacaacagttccctggtgagtcactcgccgagttttaccgggccctcgcagCTCAAGGGAGAACATGCGCGTATCTCCAAGTTTCGgcaactgagcacatggaacttttaatcagagacgttTACATtgtggcatgcagtccccttctatccgccaatgattgctggagaagaacaccctcagcctagctgaggcacggactcttgcaacctccctggaggttgctgacctgaacgcccgcgaacacgcccccggccgcgcagcaaccccctggacttcatggcacgcgccacccccgtcctccgtggaccccgaccccccccaagcctgcgctgcgggtcgctccgacaaactagcggggccccgttgctatttttgtggtctctccaagcacccctgcccgcgttgcccggcccgctccactcTGTGCAAGAGCttcgggaagaagggccactacgcggtggtctgccagaccacgtcggtcgctgctgttctgcggatcccccccccgggccccccagggccccgcgccgcgcaccaacctcgCCGTCCCgcttcccggcccccgcaacggccccatggtcctcccgaccctcgctcccatCTGCCCCAAACGGCCCgcggacgccgctgacactgcccccagccgccacgaggttccaacgggcaccaccatcttgggccccggacgccatgtgcggggccatgggcgccgccatcttggggccccggctacacgtgcgggtcctgggcgccgccatcttgggaccccgactccacgtgcgggtcctgggcgccgccatcttgggccaacacggaaggccctgccagcgattactctgcctctgaggatgatctggaactctcaccacgactggcttccatcaaactcgaccagtcgcgtccacgcacactcgccaagactacgacaatggttcagctcaacggacacaaaacgaggtgcctgctgCACTCCGGGAGCaaggaaagtttcgtccaccccgacacggtaagacgctgcgtgctccccatccacccagttaagcataagattacattggcctcgggttcgcactccgtccagatcaccgggcgctgcatagcggacctcacgatccaggggagggtcttcaaaaacttcaaactcctcattctcccccgtctatgcgctccggcactcttgggcctggatttccagtgcaacctgcagagcttgacctttcaattcggcggccctattccccctcttactgtttgcagcctcgcgtccctcaaagtggaccccccttccttgtttgctaatctcaccccagattgtaaacctgtcgccactaggagcagacgatacagtgcccaggaccggtccttcatcgggtccgaggtccagaggctccttaaggaaggagttatcgaggccagcaacagtccctggcgagcccaagtgctggtagttcggactggggagaaaaaccggatggtcatcgattacagtcagaccatcaacaggtttatgcagctggacgcgtatcctcctccccgtatttccgacctgattaacaggatcgcgaagtacaaagtcttctccacggtgaaccttaagtccgcctaccaccagctccccatccgtgcgaatgaccgaaagtacaccgcgtttgaggcagatgggcgcctctaccacttcctcagggttccattcagtgtcacaaatggagtctcggtcttccaacgggggatggaccgaatggtcgacaagtacggtttacgggccaccttcccgtatctcgataatgtcaccatctgcggccacgatcagcaggaccatgacaccaacctccaaaaattcctccgaaccgcaaaactccttaatttaacttacaataaggataagtgcgtgtttagaaCCGACCGGCTAGCCATCCTGGCTACATAGTGCttaacagagtgataggccccgatcccgaacgcatgcgccccctgatggaactccccctccccaactccctcaaatccctcaaacactgcctgggcttcttctcctattacgcccagtgggtccccaagtacgccgacaaagcccgccccctcatccagtccacctcctttcccctgtcgatggaggcccgccaggcctttagccgcatcaaagcggatatcgcaaaggccacgatgcgcgcttttgacgagtccctcccattccaggtcgagagcgacgcgtctgacgtagctctggcggccaccctgaaccaagcgggcagacccgtggccttcttttcacgaaccctccacgcttccgaaatccgccattcctcggtggaaaaggaggcacaggccatagttgaagctgtgcgacattggaggcactatctggccggcaggaggtttaccctcctcacagaccaacggtcagtagctttcatgttcgacaatgcacagaggggcaagatcaagaacgacaagatcttgcggtggcggatcgagttgtccacgtacaactacgatatcttgtatcgtcctagtaagctcaacgagccttctgatgccctaacccgtggtacctgcgccagcgcgcagattgaccgcctccgctccctccacacggacctctgccatccaggggtcagccgtttctaccattttattaagacccgcaacctgccctactccgttgaggaagtcaggacagtcaccagggactgccacgcctgcgccgagtgcaaaccacacttctaccgccccgaatgagtgcatctgatcaaggcatctcgcccctttgaacgtctcagtatagacttcaagggtcccctcccctccaacaaccgtaacacatatttcttgagtgttatcgacgaatactcctgcttccctttcgccattccctgtcccgacatgaccacaacaaccatcataaaggccctcctatccatcttcaccctgttctgttaccccgcgtacatccacagcgaccgggtgtcctcctttatgagtgacgaactgcgtcagttcctgctcagcaggggcatagcctctagcaggacgaccagttataacccccggggtaacagtcaggtcgagcgggagaatggcaccatttggaagaccatctcgctggccctacggtccagagatctccctattgcctgttggcaagaagtcatcctcgacgccctccattcaatccggtctctcctctgtactaccactaatcaaacacctcatgaacgtcttcttgttttccccaggaagtcgtcctcaggatcccctctcccgacctggctggccacccccgggtccATCTttctctggaagcatgtgcgggtgcacaagtccgacccgttggttgagcgagtccagttactccatgccaacccacaatatgtgcacatggagtatcccgacggttggCAGGCTACGGTCTCACTTCAGGACCTGACacccaacggcgtgcggccttctccccctacatcaacactttcccccaaccccaattccccccagcgccccccgcaccccccaaagCCCAgcacacatgccccctctcccccgattacagcgtctccaccacctgtccggggtacggagacacatctacgaccgacgaccatcggcccgacgtcaccggctccactgcgacggtcctccagaacatcacggacacccgacaggctgatcgtgtccatctgatgcggccatgggacattTTGGGCTTTGTTGTTATTCCAttgcaccttaagtagtagtattattgtttttttttgccacGAACCAGTGGGCAgtccacctttctcgattttcgctgctcataccaacagtcctcggacccccttcccccacctctctctcttccacttacacccccccccgccttctttctccacaaggggtgaatgtggtggtatgaatgtgagcactgcaattggtgcagagcatgggtttcccattggctctggctagtcatgtgcctctcgtccgatcggctgggactagtcatgtgactgctcaccaactggtcgagaggcaagtagaccccacctccgaggcagggtataagtacccagagttcctgccggtcggccttactctgtagtcgaccaccgggctaacaactagctgattaaagccacggttcggatcctaatcgtgtcttgaatccaattgatggtacatcagacgcAGCCTGGTATTTCCCAGCCCCGGTGCAGCGggtcccgccatggcagatgtggCGAGCCAGTCAAAAACCATTGACTTCGGGGGGGGACCGGAACGTCAAGTCAATGGGTGGCTTGTTCAAAAGTGAGGAGGTTATGATAAGCCGAGATAATCTGTTCAGTAGCAGATTCAGTAGCAGCCTTCAAAAGAGACCAAGACGAGCATTTGAAGGAGAAAAGGTGACAGGAATGTGGGGAAAGAATGTGGCTCTGGAACTAACTGGATTGCTTTTCTAGAGCGTGGGCAGAGATGGAGTGAATGGCTTTCTTGTGTGCTGTACTATTTTAATTAATTGTATGATTTATAattgtatgattctgtgactcGATGCTCTGTGTAAGCACCAGTAATCACCAGGGCAGTCAGTCCTGTTATTAGAGAAAATAATGTTTGCCTTGCACTACATTTGATACTGAGGAATGTGGCATATGATGTGCGGCCCACAGAGAATAACGCATAATGAAACAATACACAGCCTGAGGATGACTTTTTTATTTGCTAATGAAATATTAAATAAAAGGATCAGACTACCTGTCATGGAAGTTGACCGATTTTCCTGTCAAGGATTGATGGAATGAAAAATTGCACGGTTTATCTGCAATGCATGACGAGAacacaagatcacaagaaacaggagtaggccattcagcccatcaagcccgcTCCATAATTCCATACAATACTGGCTAATCTtgggcctcaattccactttcccactctgtagtaatccacgggaggcaggagttccgtcaccacaccaatatttatttacaataacgatattacaggagcagctacaaacagtgctgctagcagtccagtcaacttaagccTGCTCACAAagtctacacaggtgattatatgggccccctcaatgagctatcattgagggagctcatactccaattggccaaccaataaagccaagtGGAGTtcgttacacccctcccccccaaggtccgaggaattcctgccagctggcattcctctgagcttcttcctgctcctcatgtctgggtctgtcacctctgtgtcgtccgccgggtcgttctctgaAGTGGGTGGGGTGCACCTTATAGGTGCccatcttttccttgacgacctccttggaaattgttcttcctcctcctcggggagaggtgtcgcggcggcctcgtcgagtgtgtccatctccgactctgatgactggatgacggggtctggagaaattgcttggggctggggtgtgggtatcctttccgtctgggctatcccagcttgaggtggtcctgcttcgcctgcctccaggtgtggttccgctgcccttatttggtctaggtgtttcttcagcaccttacttcctattgaaacctcataggatatgggccctgtttgggactctaccgtgcctttgacccacgttggtccattcccataattcttgacccaaaccggtgcccccacctggaaatgtctctgctgccgactattatcatgccccctgcgttgggcctcctgttgtttctccactttccccgttaaatttgggaaaaggagactcagccttgttcgcagccgccttcccattaagagttcagctggcggtatgccagttgtggaatgcggtgtggtcctgtaatcaaacagccagcgggagagctttgtgtctattgacactgccggctgcttcttgagtcctgatttaagtgtctggaccgctctctctgccaggccgttggtcgctggatggtaaggggccgttttgatgtgacggactccgttttccttcaggaattttccaaattcccaacttgtgaatgccgttctgttgtccgacaccaatacctctggaagtccatgtgttgcaaacgaggccctgagcttttcaattgtcgatgctgtgcttgccgtgtttacccgctggacgtccaaccatttggagtgggcgtccactatcgccaaaaacattgagcccatgaaagggccggtgtggtcaatatgcaggggggtccacggtctgcctggccattcccacgggtgcaatggcgccgctggtggcactctttgcccctgttggcactcctggcaccaacgtaccaaggctgctatgtctgtgtccaaacctggccaccaaatgtagcttcgagctagcatcttcatttcagacacccctgggtgtccgtgatgtaactcagttaagctTGCCTGATGGCCCTGAGCTGGAACGATTAcctgggctccccataataggatcccgtcttctacggttatttggtcccttctgctccagtatgggtgcatctggggctccactggtctttccagttcccctgttagcagtaaatgctttatcttggctaaaactgggtctttttgtgtccacaaccgaatatgttgtgcgtctactggtagggtgtccaaaaaatttagagtcattactgtctcctctacttttggtatttgcggcggagtgtccgggaggggaagtctgctcaaagcatctgcatgtgctactcgcgttcccggtctgtgctccagaacgtatctatatgctgccagtagcaacgcccagcgttggattctagctgatgcaatcggggtattgacttgtcttcttttaataaccctaataacggcttatggtccgtcactatggtgaatttccgcctgtacagatactggtgaaattcttttactgcgaatatcaccgccagtccttccttctcgatttgggcatacttcctctcagccatcgccaaggtcctcgaagcataggctattggccgttcttccccattccttcctctattggctaagacggctcctaccccatagggggatgcatcacaagtgaccaccaactccttccttgggtcataatgctctaggacattttcggatgacagctgttccttaatgtccctaaatgctcggttttggcgggtggaccatttccattcttgccccttttttagtacctggtggaggggttctaggatggatgcccaattttcaatacattttccataataggttaccaaccctagaaatgatcgtaactcctggaccgtggtgggagctggggcttcttttattgcccttactctgtcttccaatgaTGTAAGCCTGacccgtctactttatatcccaggtacgtcacttgtggggccagaaaaacacatttttccctttttagccctacgcctgcctttgcgaaacgcctgagcacgtcctccaggttccttaagtgttccctgtttgtcctacccgtgattaagacatcgtccaaataaatcgccacctgcggtagtccctgcagattattttccatcgtacgctggaatatagcgcaggttgatgacactccaaaaggtagcctagtataacgaaaaaggcccttcagggtgttgatcgtagcgaacttctgggagcccttgtccagttttaattgcaggtaggcgtggctcatgtctagtttcgtgaacaaaagcccacctgccaatttggcatataggtcatctattttcgggattgggtatttgtccagcagtgcgtatttgtttactgtctgtttgaaatctccacagagacgtattgagctgtctggcttcaaaattggtaccaccggcgctgcccattccgaaaactgtactggtctgataatgccgtcgcgccgtaacctttctattttgtcatctactttcttccttaatgcaaaaggtaccggcctggccttacaaaatttcggaagggcttctgggtccatgtgcaaagttgctttggcgcctatgattttccccaaaccttcctggaagacctccgggtatttttggagtactccactcaactgcccgcttccattctggaaaattttcatccagtctaattttaggtctttcagccagttccgtccaattaagcttggtctggagccctctactatcgtcaatggtaatctgagcaattgtttctcatattccacaagtacttgagtcgtgcctagaacttccaggggttcccccgtgtaggttttaagttttgtcgatgtctttgttagggttagtggctggagtccatctatgatttttctaaatgctgccactcccattactgatacagccgcacccgtgtctatttccattattgtcggccgcccgttcacccgtggggtaatcctaatgggttctgctttcttcattgtaatattatataattgttccccttcggaggaggatggggcgtctagattgtgtacttccctgcgtctcCACCtgttattcctcttttgccacctccttctagggtttctgtcattgttaccccactctgtctggtgccagaaacggtccttctctgttgggggagcctcagccggtacttccctctgtctccagttagtcctggcagacttgggggcagttctgggattttcctttttccctctattcctcaggtttttcctgagagcggctatctggtagcaggaccctttgtggtagtccctctcacaggtatctacctccattggcgtgccctgtagttcctgcgccccacttgctgtcttttctagggacagtgcgagctgtaacgcctgcctgcagtctagctccgtttctgccaacaggcgtttctgtattgtgaggttgtttataccacacactaaccagtc comes from Scyliorhinus canicula chromosome 1, sScyCan1.1, whole genome shotgun sequence and encodes:
- the LOC119977640 gene encoding uncharacterized protein K02A2.6-like — protein: MHPYWSRRDQITVEDGILLWGAQVIVPAQGHQASLTELHHGHPGVSEMKMLARSYIWWPGLDTDIAALVRWCQECQQGQRVPPAAPLHPWEWPGRPWTPLHIDHTGPFMGSMFLAIVDAHSKWLDVQRVNTASTASTIEKLRASFATHGLPEVLVSDNRTAFTSWEFGKFLKENGVRHIKTAPYHPATNGLAERAVQTLKSGLKKQPAVSIDTKLSRWLFDYRTTPHSTTGIPPAELLMGRRLRTRLSLLFP